The following nucleotide sequence is from Blastocatellia bacterium.
CTCAGGCACGTTTTCATCCATGATTCATCAAGACCTTTATTGTAGCGGCTCCTATCGAGCCGGAACAACCCTTGGCCAAGAGACTATGGAGTTGGCTGAGCTGAGCCGGCAGGCTGAGCTGAGCCAGCAGGCCGAGCCGGCGCGGGCAGCGAGATCGGTCGCAAATTGCCAAAATTCGTCGGGTTCTCCAGCATGCGTTGTGCCATCGCGTTTTTCACCACGACGTTTTCAAGAGCTATCTGCGTGACCACCGTGCGCAGCACTTCCTCACGTTGTTTCTGTAGCTCTTTCACGATCTGTGGCCGCACTTCCTCCAGTGTCAATTCTCGGTCGCGGGACACACGACTATTGAGCTTAAAAATGTACCAGCGATTGCCGGCTGCAATAGGCTCGGTAAAATCGCCTTCGCGCATACTGGCCAACCGTCGAAGAAATGCAGGAGGCAAATCCGGCGACTGTTCGGGAACGAACGTCGGCCCGCCGCCACGAGGTCCGGTGAGCGGGTCTTCCGACCGGCTCGTGGCCACAGTGGCAAAATCGGCGCCACGTCGCAGTTGCTCATAAATCTCTTGAATTTTCTGCCGAGCAGCTTCGGCGCCAATGGCATCTTGCGGCACGTTATCGTTGTCCGCGCTCACCATGATTTGGCTCAATTGAAACCCGCGTTGTTCAACAAACTGAGCTTTGTGGGCTGCGTAGAACTCTTCGACTTCGCGGTTGGTGACGGTGACTCGTGGCGTCACCTCCTTATCGTAGAGTTTTTGCACGATCAGTTGTCGTCGGACTTCTTCACGAAACTGGGCCTGCGTTTGATTGGCGTCCTGCAACATGCGCTCGAAGGCTTCCTCGCTCAAGCCACGATCCTGTTTGATCTTTTGGATGCTCTGAGCCACTTCATCCTCAGTGACCGTCACGCCTTGCCGCACCGCCCACTGGTAAAGCGCCTCTTGCGTGATCAGCCCATCGAGCACTTGCAACCGAGCCATTGCCAATTCTGCCGGTGTTGGCGTCGGTGTTGCTGGGTCCCGAGTGCGCAATTGTTGCTCAAGCAGGCGGTCCACTTCGGATATTCGGATGACGGCATCCCCCACCTGCGCAGCCACATCCTCGGCTGTGCTGCCACGCTCGTTTTGCTTACAACCCATCACGCTGATGACGATGAACCAAACCACTAGAGCCACTTTTTTCATAGAACCATTCTTGACCTCAATTTGACGTAGCTCACATTCGTCTGCTATAAGTGAGGATTTCAAATTGAGACTATACAGGAGAATGTTCAGCATGGCAAATCGTTGTCACGTCTGCGGCAAAGGAGCACTTTCGGGTAACCGCGTCAGTCACGCGAATAACCGAACCAAGCGACGATTTCATCCGAATTTGCAACGCATCCGCGCGCTTGTGGCCGGAACGGTTCGCTACATCCGGGTGTGCACGCAGTGTATTAAAGCCGGTAAAATCGCCAAGGCTGCCTAATGCCATGGCACTATTTCTTCTACTGACGTTGCGGAGAGCGTTGACAAAAGGGTTTCTGAAGGCAGGAGCAGAAGAGCTATTGGTTGCCAAC
It contains:
- a CDS encoding SurA N-terminal domain-containing protein: MKKVALVVWFIVISVMGCKQNERGSTAEDVAAQVGDAVIRISEVDRLLEQQLRTRDPATPTPTPAELAMARLQVLDGLITQEALYQWAVRQGVTVTEDEVAQSIQKIKQDRGLSEEAFERMLQDANQTQAQFREEVRRQLIVQKLYDKEVTPRVTVTNREVEEFYAAHKAQFVEQRGFQLSQIMVSADNDNVPQDAIGAEAARQKIQEIYEQLRRGADFATVATSRSEDPLTGPRGGGPTFVPEQSPDLPPAFLRRLASMREGDFTEPIAAGNRWYIFKLNSRVSRDRELTLEEVRPQIVKELQKQREEVLRTVVTQIALENVVVKNAMAQRMLENPTNFGNLRPISLPAPARPAGSAQPAGSAQPTP
- the rpmB gene encoding 50S ribosomal protein L28 translates to MANRCHVCGKGALSGNRVSHANNRTKRRFHPNLQRIRALVAGTVRYIRVCTQCIKAGKIAKAA